One genomic region from Paenibacillus antri encodes:
- the pheS gene encoding phenylalanine--tRNA ligase subunit alpha: protein MKDRLEALRAEALQELAGVNDPNALNELRVKYLGKKGLLTEILRGMGALSAEERPVIGQVANDVRAAIEGVIDEKAAAFARAETERRLATETIDVTLPGRPAPNGALHPLTKVVQEIEDIFIGMGFTVAEGPEVETDYYNFEALNLPKDHPARDMQDSFFITEDLLLRTQTSPVQARTMEARGGQVPVKIICPGKVYRRDDDDPTHSHQFMQIEGLVIDKGIRMSDLKGTLLQFAREMFGANVNIRMRPSFFPFTEPSAEVDVSCAVCGGSGCRVCKQSGWLEILGSGMVHPRVLEMSGYDPNEVSGFAFGMGVERIAMLRYGVEDIRHFYTNDVRFLSQFARG from the coding sequence ATGAAAGACAGGTTGGAGGCGCTGCGAGCGGAGGCGCTGCAGGAATTGGCCGGCGTGAACGATCCGAACGCGCTGAACGAGCTGCGGGTCAAGTATCTCGGCAAGAAGGGATTGCTGACGGAAATTTTGCGAGGGATGGGGGCGTTATCCGCGGAGGAGCGGCCGGTCATCGGCCAAGTCGCGAACGACGTCCGCGCCGCGATCGAGGGCGTCATCGACGAGAAGGCGGCGGCGTTCGCCCGCGCGGAGACGGAACGACGTCTCGCGACGGAGACGATCGACGTGACGCTGCCGGGCCGGCCGGCGCCGAACGGGGCGCTGCACCCGCTGACGAAGGTCGTGCAGGAGATCGAAGACATTTTCATCGGGATGGGCTTTACGGTGGCGGAAGGTCCCGAGGTCGAGACCGATTACTATAACTTCGAGGCGCTGAACCTGCCGAAGGATCACCCGGCGCGCGACATGCAGGATTCGTTCTTCATCACGGAAGACCTGCTGCTGCGCACGCAGACGTCGCCGGTGCAGGCGCGGACGATGGAAGCGCGGGGCGGCCAGGTCCCGGTCAAGATCATCTGCCCGGGCAAGGTGTACCGGCGCGACGACGACGATCCGACCCACTCGCATCAATTCATGCAGATCGAAGGGCTCGTCATCGACAAGGGCATTCGGATGAGCGATCTGAAGGGGACGCTGCTGCAGTTCGCGCGCGAGATGTTCGGGGCGAACGTGAACATCCGGATGCGGCCGAGCTTCTTCCCGTTCACGGAGCCGAGCGCCGAGGTGGACGTATCCTGCGCGGTGTGCGGCGGCAGCGGCTGCCGCGTGTGCAAGCAGTCGGGCTGGCTCGAAATTCTCGGCTCCGGCATGGTGCATCCTCGCGTGCTCGAGATGAGCGGCTACGACCCGAACGAAGTGAGCGGCTTCGCGTTCGGCATGGGCGTCGAGCGCATCGCGATGCTGCGGTACGGCGTGGAAGACATTCGGCATTTCTACACGAACGACGTGCGGTTCTTAAGTCAGTTCGCGCGAGGATAA